Proteins from one Candida orthopsilosis Co 90-125, chromosome 2 draft sequence genomic window:
- a CDS encoding Ysy6 protein (S. cerevisiae homolog YSY6 localizes to endoplasmic reticulum), whose translation MALQTPKQRAANAKFEKKVTKQWGKPKSDKERVEYPVSKIWLFVLLFLVAGGAVLELIRMLF comes from the exons ATG GCTTTACAAacaccaaaacaaagagcGGCTAACgccaagtttgaaaagaaagttaCAAAACAATGGGGAAAGCCTAAATCAGATAAAGAAAGAGTTGAGTATCCAGTCTCCAAAATTTGGttatttgtattgttgttcTTAGTAGCTGGTGGTGCTGTTTTGGAGTTAATCCGAATGCTTTTCTGA